The genomic region TCAAGACGTTGTAAAAATTTGAGTCGTTTAGTGACAAAAAATTGACCAGCAGAACCCTCTCCTACTCCCTCCGCCTTAAACCCCAAAACCCTCTTGATGCTCACTCTCGAGCATCTCCAAAATGAAATCCCTTCTCTCCCTGAGGCTCCTCTCCTCCAAACCCACCACCCCTCTATCCCCACCCCTCCTCCTCCTCCTCCTCCTCCGCCGCTCCTTCTCCGCCCAGCCCCAACACTCCGATCCCACCTCCACCCCTTCCTCCTCCTCAGAATCCGACTCCGAATTCGACTTCAACAGCACCCACTACGACCTACCCACCGCCCTCTCCGATCCCAAACCCCAAACCCGGACCTGGGACAGCAAGTACCGGAGCAAAGCCGATAGGGTGGTCCCTGGAGATGAGGCCCACAAGGCCAAGCTGAGATTTTTGAAGGAGGAGGAGGACGAGAGGAGGCGGAGGGTGCTCGCTAAGGCGCTGCTTGAGGCGGCGCTGGAGAGAGGTGATGAGGAGGAAGACGAGGAGGAGGAGGAGGTTGTGAAGGAGGAGGATCAGAAGTCGGTGACTGTTGGGATTATTGGGGCTCCCAATGCCGGAAAGTCTGCGCTCACTAATTACTTGGTTGGTTTGTTTTCGAGTTTTCGGGTTGAAGGTGTTTGATTTTTAGTATTCGTTAAATGAATGTAATTTGCTAGTTTTGGTTTCAAAGTATGTTTTTTTTTGGTAGTTTAGTTTCGGGGAAATTGTGAGCTTGACAGGGAGTGTTGGGATTAGATGAAGAGCGTGGGGATGGTAATCTGCTTAGTTTTGGACAGAGTGATGGTAATAGGTTTCTTTTGATCATGGCGGGTTCACAGTTTGTTGAACCGTTGTTTTAATCCAACAGTTTAGATATTGGAGGGAAAGCAATGTTGATTTTAAGATTCCCATCATTGGACATATAAGCCTTGTGTTCTAAACCTTTATTATTCAGTATACTGCTTTGTATGATATATAATAGCTGAAGGTAGTATCTTTAAGAGAATAACTTAGTATATGAGATGTAACATTATTTTGATGCTTGATGACTGTCATTGTGACCATTCTTTCTCTGTTTGTTACAGGTTGGAACAAAGGTTTCTGCTGTTTCGCGGAAGACAAACACAACTACTCATGAAGTGTTAGGAGTTATAACAGAAGGAGACACCCAGATTGTATGTATATGTGCTTTTTGACTATATAACTTGCTATTCTGGGAAAAAAGTTCTATCAAAGTTGCTATGTCCTAATGTGCTCGGAAAATAATTCACTATCTATTGAACTACCAGATGCAAATTATGTTTTGTCTCGGTCCAATTATAACATTGGTACACGACAGATTAAAAACAATGTCTTGAACTTTGTGATACATATTGTCATTGGTTCTCTATGCTAGAAAGTTTTGTCATAATGAATTGCCTTTGATTCTGATTATTCCTGTGGAATAATAATTCCATATTGTATTGCATATTTTTTTTATTTATCAAGGTTACTGTTTTCAGTTATGCTGTATACATAGATACACACTCCACCAATATCTCTACAAGAAAAACCAATGCTTTTTTAAACTAAAAACTTCAAAGGAAAAGCCAAGTGGGCATCATGTTTATAGACTGTAAACCATGTATGGTGGGTGATGTAGCACACCAGTATTCCTTACCATATCAATGCTCTACTATCTATCCTGCTTAGCAGCAAGGTACTGCCAATATTCAATTATCTAATATGGAATTTCACGGCATGCATCTTGTCTAAAGAAATTCTTTTGAAATGCATCACCATTTGTCATGGTTCTACTGTAGGGGTCTAATTCTTTTTCAGCATAATAGCCTTTCTCTTGCAGTAGTACTTTCTACTTATTTTCAAGTAGTGGCTCAGAGCATGTATACATGCTTTCCAATTGGTTTTTCCTCACTGACTGAATGAACATTTCTTGTAGTTGTTTCTACACCTTTGATCAACAGTTTTATTTTCTATTGCTATGCAGTGTTTCTTTGATACTCCGGGTCTTTCAATAAACACCCGCGGAATTCCGTACAAGGATTTCAAGGCCCGTGTTGAAAGTACTTGGAGCTCAGTTAATTTATATGATGTCCTCATAGTTATTTTTGACGTCCATAGGCATCTTACCAGGTTAGTGATCCGTTGCATTTGGATATTGTGTAGACTTTATTCGGTCCCTGATACAATACCTGGTTTTTAATTTACAATCATATAGACCTGATGTAAGGGTTATAAGAACGATCAAACGCATGGGCATGGAGCCACACCCAACACAAAAGCGAGTTCTATGTATGAACAAGGTTGATTTAGTTGAGAAGAAGAAGGATTTATTAACGG from Fragaria vesca subsp. vesca linkage group LG3, FraVesHawaii_1.0, whole genome shotgun sequence harbors:
- the LOC101310683 gene encoding GTP-binding protein ERG-like, whose amino-acid sequence is MKSLLSLRLLSSKPTTPLSPPLLLLLLLRRSFSAQPQHSDPTSTPSSSSESDSEFDFNSTHYDLPTALSDPKPQTRTWDSKYRSKADRVVPGDEAHKAKLRFLKEEEDERRRRVLAKALLEAALERGDEEEDEEEEEVVKEEDQKSVTVGIIGAPNAGKSALTNYLVGTKVSAVSRKTNTTTHEVLGVITEGDTQICFFDTPGLSINTRGIPYKDFKARVESTWSSVNLYDVLIVIFDVHRHLTRPDVRVIRTIKRMGMEPHPTQKRVLCMNKVDLVEKKKDLLTVAEQFKDLPGYDRHFMISGLKGYGVKDLTEYLMLQAVKRPWEEDPFTMSEEVLKNISLEVVREKLLDHMHQEIPYDIDHRLIDWKELRDGSIRIEQHFITHKPSQRKILVGKRGAKIGRIGIEANEELRSIFKRDVHLFLQVRLK